A region from the Nasonia vitripennis strain AsymCx unplaced genomic scaffold, Nvit_psr_1.1 unplaced0244, whole genome shotgun sequence genome encodes:
- the LOC103316364 gene encoding peptidyl-prolyl cis-trans isomerase CYP95-like isoform X1 gives MLSELARSEFHFLSYSVIFIKYLKPFSEISTPQKLKDRQHVSLVARDTNLDLAISQLSPVIAGSQLMQSQKLRRSEYQTTRRSDLQISVDSEIRRPRVQDSLPLPDLQLSCFEESRTSKLPDCQTMPHSKTPLSSEKRPSKHFQSKDSLENSRFSAKPQKALSRSNRSHSQASSPGDSRSRSRTPLSEKSRGRSRSSNSSPSSLRSGRKSRSKTTLDLPLGSPGVSINQSFCRNRSRSRTPFNSPREYPEVSRSKSQLLLRKRLPSRTPLNSPLSSAGGSIPQNLSHSINPSRSPVASSGGLGHDKTIQKQCAKNCRTKKPGPRSITQPNPVISLSERQPGQLTESQQVPSTQKPSRRPGPRSQTQQVSSTGTSSRQRDERSSFQEDANQSSEVPAASGGRYRRRKNLTLRFTANSTLTTLFIIIILLDLSVCSVWRPVPEWRPGTRSPLATAWRRPDDILRLTPAVLR, from the exons ATGTTATCTGAGCTTGCACGGAGCGAGTTTCATTTTCTTTCATATTCTGTTATATTCATCAAATACCTAAAACCATTTTCAGAGATCTCAACACCACAGAAACTGAAAGATCGTCAGCATGTTTCATTGGTAGCAAGAGATACAAATTTAGATTTAGCCATCTCGCAGCTATCACCGGTAATAGCAGGGTCTCAACTAATGCAATCCCAAAAACTACGGAGATCAGAATACCAGACAACGCGACGTTCTGATTTACAAATTTCGGTAGATTCAGAAATTCGTAGACCGCGAGTTCAGGATTCACTACCTCTGCCAGATCTTCAATTGAGCTGTTTTGAAGAATCACGCACCAGTAAATTACCCGATTGTCAAACGATGCCGCATTCAAAAACTCCGCTATCTTCAGAAAAACGTCCatcaaaacattttcaatCAAAGGATTCTCTAGAAAATTCGCGTTTTTCAGCAAAACCTCAAAAAGCTTTGTCTCGGAGCAATCGGTCGCATTCGCAAGCAAGTTCTCCAGGAGATTCGCGTTCGAGAAGTAGAACACCGTTATCAGAGAAGTCTCGAGGACGTTCGCGTTCCAGTAATTCTTCGCCTTCTTCACTAAGGTCTGGAAGGAAATCACGTTCGAAGACTACTTTGGATTTACCACTGGGATCTCCAGGGGTTTCGATAAACCAGTCGTTTTGTAGAAATCGGTCGCGTTCGAGAACTCCTTTCAATTCGCCACGAGAATATCCAGAAGTTTCGCGTTCGAAAAGTCAGTTGCTCTTGAGAAAGCGGTTGCCTTCGAGAACTCCTTTGAATTCACCCCTATCATCTGCAGGAGGTTCAATTCCACAAAACCTGTCGCACTCGATAAATCCGTCGCGTTCACCAGTAGCGTCTTCAGGAGGTTTGGGGCACGATAAAACTATTCAAAAACAATGCGCTAAAAATTGTCGAACGAAAAAGCCAGGTCCACGTTCTATAACGCAACCAAACCCGGTCATTTCACTTTCAGAGAGACAGCCAGGTCAACTTACAGAATCGCAACAAGTACCGTCTACTCAAAAACCATCAAGACGGCCAGGTCCACGTTCTCAGACCCAACAAGTGTCGTCAACTGGCACATCATCGAGACAGCGAGATGAACGTTCTAGTTTTCAAGAAGATGCCAATCAAAGTTCTGAAGTACCTGCAGCTAGTGGAG GAAGGTacaggaggagaaaaaatctAACACTCCGATTTACTGCTAACTCAACTCTGAcgactttatttataataataatactgttGGATTTGAGCGTGTGCTCAGTCTGGCGGCCAGTCCCAGAATGGCGACCGGGTACGCGCTCCCCGCTCGCCACGGCGTGGCGTCGGCCGGACGATATTTTGAGGCTGACTCCGGCGGTACTCCGCTAG
- the LOC116418336 gene encoding uncharacterized protein LOC116418336, whose protein sequence is MCKKNSILAESNDLDLSSYLRSSLLEDDNEYLHQSYSNPKNLDEMLHNVDFLQSITTPVDVKKGELFLMKLKFCVTNKEFQQSQSSTDPVASDMVLTLAW, encoded by the exons AATAGCATCTTGGCAGAATCGAATGACCTAGATTTGAGTAGTTACCTACGCAGTTCTTTATTAGAAGATGATAACGAATATCTTCACCAATCATACAGTAACCCTAAAAATTTGGATGAGATGTTACATAATGTAGATTTTCTTCAATCCATTACGACTCCTGTTGATGTTAAGAAAggagaattatttttaatgaaacttAAATTTTGCGTTACGAATAA AGAGTTTCAACAATCGCAGAGTTCGACGGATCCCGTGGCATCCGACATGGTTTTAACACTCGCCTGGTAG
- the LOC103316364 gene encoding uncharacterized protein LOC103316364 isoform X2, with the protein MATGYALPARHGVASAGRYFEADSGGTPLVEVGLGCSVCLRWRRRCPARGATYLGEKSTVGQKSWRIIKYKRRSGFLRDLATVFMDEENLSFERFRFMEIEELNIWNTTHPIIFSKKIKSVSKFVQRLLG; encoded by the exons ATGGCGACCGGGTACGCGCTCCCCGCTCGCCACGGCGTGGCGTCGGCCGGACGATATTTTGAGGCTGACTCCGGCGGTACTCCGCTAGTCGAAGTCGGTCTCGGCTGCAGCGTCTGCTTACGCTGGCGACGACGCTGTCCAGCGCGTGGCGCCACATATTTGGGTGAAAAATCGACTGTAGGGCAAAAATCATGGcgaattataaaatacaaacgTAGAAGTGGATTTTTGAGAGATTTGGCGACGGTTTTCATGGACGAAGAAAATCTTAGCTTTGAGAGGTTTAGATTTATGGAAATTGAAGAACTAAACATTTGGAACACAACCCATCCAATTATATTCTCCAAGAAAATTAAATCTGTATCTAA GTTTGTACAGCGATTACTTGGATAA
- the LOC116418341 gene encoding piggyBac transposable element-derived protein 3-like, with protein sequence MPRRRIRDLPDLVEDSDSDEGQHIDVAFIPNEYESSDGDSDGDPNEDTLSNELPSGSYKHVKSTYTSTQKLLEPNHKYSWKNDALNDISPHVESNFNISPISSLQSKNALELFEVFFSMKNHILEATSENHFDLCMDDLEKFITIIMITIFNSRKSIRDCWSKKRILQCPVIAELMSRNNFVAIKKNIRFYKLQDTDQNDKVWKVRTLYDMFRENCMQFGFFDYNLSIDEIMVKYFGRFGIKQCIRNKPIRFGIKEWALCSSDGYIYDLDIYTGKSGIDERNPLVAVGLGSRVVIKLLSTLLEKTQREELKKYHIYFDNFFTNPDLMIHLKKNGLSATGTVRHNRVKVKVEMPKKAERGYTISMHEVNSKLNYITVMDSKPVSILSSKYGNEPKVEMQRWQESSKKSILFPHCFSMYNQHMGGVDLHDQHCNALMPTIRSKKWTW encoded by the coding sequence ATGCCGAGACGGAGAATTAGAGATCTACCAGATTTAGTTGAAGATTCTGATAGTGATGAAGGTCAACATATTGATGTAGCATTCATTCCTAATGAATATGAAAGTTCAGATGGAGATTCGGACGGTGATCCAAATGAAGATACGTTATCAAATGAATTACCATCAGGTTCTTACAAACATGTTAAAAGTACATACACAAGTACTCAAAAATTGTTGGAACCGAATCATAAGTACAGTTGGAAAAATGATGCTTTGAATGATATTTCCCCTCATGTCGAGAGCAACTTCAATATTTCACCTATTTCATCAttgcaatccaaaaatgctTTGGAGTTGTTTGAGGTTTTcttttcaatgaaaaaccatATCCTTGAAGCCACTTCTGAAAATCATTTTGATTTATGTATGGATGATCtagaaaaattcattacaATCATAATGATTACTATCTTCAATTCTAGAAAAAGTATTCGTGATTGCTGGTCAAAAAAGCGAATCCTTCAGTGTCCAGTAATTGCGGAACTTATGTCTAGAAATAATTTCGTTGCcataaaaaagaacatacgATTCTATAAACTTCAAGACACTGATCAAAATGATAAAGTCTGGAAGGTTAGAACTCTGTATGATATGTTTCGTGAGAATTGTATGCAATTTGGTTTCTTTGACTATAATTTATCAATAGATGAGATAATGGTAAAATACTTTGGTAGGTTTGGTATCAAGCAATGTATAAGGAATAAACCCATCAGATTTGGAATAAAAGAATGGGCACTCTGTTCTTCTGATGGGTATATATATGATCTTGATATTTACACTGGTAAATCAGGAATCGATGAACGAAATCCTTTAGTTGCCGTTGGTTTAGGGTCTAGAGTGGTGATAAAGTTACTTTcgactttattagaaaaaacacAAAGAGAAGAActgaaaaaatatcatatttattttgaCAACTTTTTCACGAACCCAGATCTTATGatacatttgaaaaaaaatggtttATCGGCGACAGGAACTGTTCGGCATAATCGTGTGAAAGTGAAAGTCGAAATGCCAAAAAAAGCTGAAAGAGGATACACTATTTCAATGCATGAAGTGAATTCaaaattgaattatattaCAGTTATGGACTCAAAGCCAGTATCGATTCTCTCTTCGAAATATGGGAATGAACCAAAAGTTGAAATGCAGAGATGGCAGGAATCATCGAAAAAATCTATTCTTTTTCCTCATTGTTTCTCTATGTATAATCAACACATGGGTGGCGTCGATCTACATGATCAACACTGTAATGCTTTGATGCCTACAATTCGAAGTAAGAAATGGACATGGTGA